TCTGAGTAGCCTCATCGGATATGATTACTTCATACTGCTTACTTTCTTTTCCCATCCAGTACCTCCTGGACAGCTGCCTTCATCAAGGATGACACATCGTCAATGGAATAACCGGGCTTTCCGTTCATTCTTCCTTCCTCTGCAACAATTAGATTTTCTCTTAGGCGGAGCATACTCTCCCTTTTCGTAAAGGCTTCAATATCCATAACAACAAGGTCACCCTCACCGTTTTTGGTAAGATAAACGGGCTCACCTGATTCCTTACAAATTTCTGAAATTTCATTGTAATTTTTACGAATTACTGCAGATGGTTTTATAATCATCCGGCTATTCACCACTTTCTGTAGTAATATAGTAGTCTTATAATATCCTTATTATACTACTATATATAAATAATGAAAAGTTGAGACCCTTGGTGACAGTAATAGAGTAAAATATGCTGTAAAAGTGGCCATACTCATTAATAGATGAGGTGGTTATTTTTATATACACAAATTTTTAACAAAATAAAATATAGTTACTATAAAAAAGTATGTTATAATACATAGTGTTACAGAAGTAAATTAAATCGAAAAGGAGAGAATCAGATGAACAAAAACGAAATTGGAATACTAGTATTAAGAGCAGATTAGGTCTTACCTTTTTTATCATACCAAGCGAGAATACTGCCTCCTCAAAAGTAAACTTTAGGTGGGAGATGAATCGCTTTTTTTGCTATAAGATCCTATAAATATGTGGTACTATAAATAAGAACAAACATTCCTATGAAAAGGAGGTGAAAGTAAATGAGACTAGTTGCCAAATACTATCCGAAACTAGATGATCAACAAAGGTCCATCATCGAAGAACTATCTTTTCACACCACCAAGTTGTACAACATCGCCAACTACTAATGTAGAGAGAAAGAATACAAAAACTATGTCACGTTGGAAAAGGAACTAAAATCAAATTGGCATAACGCCTACCTTCATTCTCATACGTATCAACAATGTCTAAAAATGGTAGAACAAAACTGGAAGAGCTACTTCAAAGCCCAGCAGGATTACATCACGTATCCAAGCAAGTACAAGGGGAAGCCTGCCCCACCAAAATATAAACATATACAGAAGCGAAAAAACGAAATCATCTTCACGAATCTGGCGATTCGCCAGAGAGAAAAACAGCTCCACCTCTCCTTATCC
This region of Bacillus horti genomic DNA includes:
- a CDS encoding type II toxin-antitoxin system Phd/YefM family antitoxin is translated as MIIKPSAVIRKNYNEISEICKESGEPVYLTKNGEGDLVVMDIEAFTKRESMLRLRENLIVAEEGRMNGKPGYSIDDVSSLMKAAVQEVLDGKRK